One window of the Nitrospira sp. genome contains the following:
- a CDS encoding MATE family efflux transporter: MAQGIAQIRRSVLTLALPVTVSSLLQRAEGIVAVFLVGGLGAVPIAAVGLGQLLAFIATTLVSGLSVGSNVVMAQLWGARRYDDAGQAARHFLGLSILISLGLLTFGLLVNRLAMELLGAQADVIRLALPYSNLIFLLIPFTILLQVLSSILQGTGDTKTPMYAMIVVNLLHIVIAFPLIYGRWGLPELGVNGAAIAVGIAEATGCVYLLARCRTILHPFHRLRYDLIRTIWRVGAPVSGERIVQQAGILLYTKIVLMYGTVAYAAHQVGLSIESLSFLPGHGFAIAAATMVGQSIGAGKYTRAKLENWEANRLAAYMMSVMGVIFFFFPYALLRAFTSDEAVIDLGTLFLKIVALLQIPLALTMVVAGSLRGAGDTRFIMVATMIGMWGVRIPIAVVVGYWLNLGVLYVWLAMIADWTLRMALMLWRYRSERWRSIQMLHSSPT, encoded by the coding sequence ATGGCACAGGGCATCGCACAGATCAGGCGCTCGGTTCTGACACTCGCACTCCCCGTCACCGTCAGCAGCCTGTTGCAACGGGCTGAAGGCATCGTCGCCGTCTTTTTGGTTGGAGGATTGGGGGCTGTCCCGATTGCCGCCGTCGGCCTTGGCCAGCTGCTGGCCTTTATCGCCACGACGCTGGTGTCCGGCCTTTCGGTCGGATCCAATGTCGTGATGGCTCAATTGTGGGGGGCCCGCCGGTACGACGATGCGGGCCAGGCCGCGCGCCATTTCCTCGGGCTGTCCATCCTGATTTCCCTCGGCCTCCTGACGTTCGGACTTCTGGTGAATCGGCTCGCGATGGAATTGCTCGGGGCACAAGCAGACGTGATCCGCCTCGCGCTCCCCTATTCAAACCTGATCTTCCTGCTCATTCCATTCACGATCCTGCTGCAGGTTCTCTCTTCGATCTTGCAAGGCACGGGCGACACCAAAACGCCGATGTATGCCATGATCGTCGTGAACCTACTCCATATCGTCATCGCCTTTCCCCTCATTTATGGGCGATGGGGATTGCCGGAACTGGGCGTCAACGGCGCGGCCATTGCGGTCGGCATCGCGGAAGCGACCGGATGTGTGTACCTGCTGGCCCGTTGCCGGACGATACTCCATCCGTTCCACCGGCTTCGATACGATTTGATTCGGACCATTTGGCGCGTAGGAGCGCCGGTCTCAGGTGAGCGCATCGTCCAGCAGGCCGGCATCTTGCTGTACACGAAAATCGTGTTGATGTACGGCACCGTCGCCTATGCGGCCCACCAGGTCGGATTATCGATTGAGTCGCTGTCATTTCTTCCAGGCCACGGCTTTGCGATCGCCGCTGCCACCATGGTGGGACAGAGCATTGGAGCCGGAAAATACACCCGGGCGAAACTGGAGAACTGGGAAGCGAATCGATTGGCGGCGTATATGATGTCGGTGATGGGAGTGATCTTCTTCTTTTTTCCCTATGCCCTGCTCCGCGCCTTCACCAGTGACGAAGCCGTCATCGACCTGGGCACCCTCTTTTTGAAGATCGTGGCCCTGCTGCAGATTCCGCTCGCGCTCACCATGGTGGTGGCCGGCTCCCTGCGCGGTGCGGGTGATACCCGGTTCATCATGGTTGCCACCATGATCGGGATGTGGGGCGTGCGTATCCCCATTGCTGTAGTGGTCGGCTATTGGTTGAACCTGGGCGTGTTGTACGTGTGGCTGGCGATGATCGCCGACTGGACCTTACGAATGGCGTTGATGCTCTGGCGGTATCGGTCGGAGCGTTGGAGAAGCATCCAGATGCTCCATTCCTCTCCTACCTGA